Genomic DNA from bacterium:
AGAACATGGCAGTCCTCGGTTGGGTTGGGGTAGCAGGCGGCAAGGTGGAACTGCACTCAGATACCCGATCTCGAGTTCTGAATTGCCTACATAGCGGACAAGTATGGCCGATATCGGAAACACGGTGCAAGGAAATTCCTGCCAAAAACCCCGCCTATTGCCTCAGCGCCGGCGGGCGAGGAGGATCGTCGCCGGGGAATTCGCGCTCCAGGGACTGCCGTCCCAGTCGCCGCAGGCCTCGTCGACGCTGAAGCCGGCCGCGGCGAGGGCGGCCTCCTGATCGGCGCGCGTGAGGGGCAGCAGGGGGATCGTGTCGCTGAGCGCCAGCGAGGGGCCGCTCAGCGAGAGCCGGAAGCCGAGCCGAGCGGGCGCGCGGCTGAAGTCGTAGTCCCGGCGAAAAACGAGCGTGCCGCCCGCGCCGTCGGGAATCCGCCGCTCGGGGAAGTCGCTGCGACCTGCAGCGAGCACGCGATCGAAGTTCACCGTCTGCGTGACGAGCAGCGCGCGCGGCGCGAGCAGGCCGGCCAGCGCGCCGAGTCCCGCCGCCAGCGCGCTGGGCGCGACGAGATGCGCCAGGGTGTTGCCCAGGCAGAGCGCGGCGCCGAAGGGCCCCGCGAGCACGAAGCCCGCGCTCTCGAGCGGGGCCACGATCACGGGCGTGCCGGCGCCGAGTCGCTCGCGAGCGCGCTCGGCGATCTGCGCGTCGGGCTCCAGGCCCACGGCCGCAAGACCCCAGTCACGCAGCAGCTCCAGATGCCGGCCGCTGCCGCAGCCCGCGTCGAGCACGCGCCGCGCGCCGGCCGCGCGCAGGCGCTCGCGCAGGAAGCTCGCCTGCATCTCGCCGACGGGGAAGAGCTGATCGTAGTGCGGCGCCAGGCGCCCGTAGATGTCCATGCGCCTAGAGTAGTAGGGTTGCGCCACGCGCCCTAGCCCTTTCCGCAGCGCGGCCGAACCTGCTAGCTTCTCCGCATGCCCAGGGCCCTTCCCCGCATCAAGCGCGAGCAGGTCGTCCGCCTCTGGCTCGCGCGCCAGGGGCTCGCCGCGCCCCGCGGCCGCCGCCTGACGCGCGCGCAGTTCCTCGCGCATCTCGACGGCTGCGGCGCACTGCAGCTCGACAGCGTCAACGCGCTCGCCCGCGCGCACCTGCTGACCCTCTGGAGTCGCTACGGG
This window encodes:
- a CDS encoding class I SAM-dependent methyltransferase, whose protein sequence is MREELRARQAAAAGRGEPLAREPEADDLLALDAGKGPGHAEKLAGSAALRKGLGRVAQPYYSRRMDIYGRLAPHYDQLFPVGEMQASFLRERLRAAGARRVLDAGCGSGRHLELLRDWGLAAVGLEPDAQIAERARERLGAGTPVIVAPLESAGFVLAGPFGAALCLGNTLAHLVAPSALAAGLGALAGLLAPRALLVTQTVNFDRVLAAGRSDFPERRIPDGAGGTLVFRRDYDFSRAPARLGFRLSLSGPSLALSDTIPLLPLTRADQEAALAAAGFSVDEACGDWDGSPWSANSPATILLARRR